The genomic region TGGCGACCGTTTGTGCCGGTGGTCCGGTAGTACACCATCTTATCGCCCTCGTCGCGGATTTGTCTGACAAACGGGTTGTTGTGGAAGTAGAAACTCTGGTTGTTGCCCTCCCCGTCCGAAAGGCGGACAATGCGGTGGCCAGTGTCCCGGTCAATCCACTCGGCGGGCATGGGCTTCTGGACGCCGGTTTCCAGCCGGGGCTGGGCCAGCGCACTCAGGCTGAGCAGGGCGAATAAAGGGACGAAACGGTTCATGGTTCAGGAAGGGCGCTGCGGTTTTGAGATGTGGTTTTCCGGAAATCCCCGTATTCTCATCCGACTTCCGTCCCGGATATTCTGCCGGGGAAAGAAAGAGAATTTTTTCGTGGAAAAGTTCAGGAACCTGACCGGCAAGTAAAGCAAACTCATCGCCCGAACCCTCCTGTACTCTACTGAGTCGGAAATCGGGGAGCGGCCGGATCGACCGGTGGCGGGGCGGACGGAATGCGCGCCGGAAATGAGGGCGGGGAATTGGTCGGGAGGTCCCTTCTGTTAATTTTGCACCATAACACGACACCGCTTTGAATTCCATTACGATTAAAGACATCGCCCGCGCCCTGAACCTGTCGACCTCCACCGTGTCGCGGGCTTTACGGGGCAGTTACGAGATCAGTCCGGAAACGAAACGGCTGGTGATGGATTATGCGGAGCGAATGAATTACCGACCCAATCCCATTGCCCTGAGCCTGAAGGAGAACCGCAGTCGGGTCATTGGCGTCGTGGTGCCGCAGATTGCCAACAATTTCTTTTCGCAGGCCATCAACGGAATCGAAGAAATCGCCTACGACCGGGGCTACCACGTCATTATTCTGCAAAGCCACGAATCGTATAAACGGGAACTGCTGACGGTCGAACAGGCCGTCGCCCGGAAGGTGGACGGGCTGCTGATTTCGCTTTCGAGCGAAACGTCCGACCTTTCGCACCTGCAAACGCTGCACCAGCAGGGCTTTCCCATCGTGCAGTTCGACCGGGTTTCCGAACAGCTCAACGCGCCCAAGGTCGTGGCCGACAATTTCAGCGGAGCCTACTCGGCCACCGAACACCTGATTCAGAGCGGACGGCGGCGGATTGCCCACATCACCATCCCGGCGTTCATGTCCATTTCGCAGGAACGACTGGCGGGCTACCGGGCCGCGCTGGAGGCCAACGGCATTCCGTTCGACGAATCGCTGGTCCGTTACGTTGGCTTTGACCAGACCGAACTGGAACCCATCGTGGCCGATCTGCTCCGCCTGTCGCCCCCGCCCGACGCCTTCTTTACGGCCAGCGACCGCCTCGCCCTGACTTGTTTATCAACCCTGCGCACGCAGGGCGTGGTCATTCCCGACCATGTGGGGCTGGTTGGCTTCACCAACCTGACGGTAGCGGATCTGCTGCATCCTTCCATGACCACGGTCATGCAACCGGCCCGGGAAATCGGGCAGGCGGCGTCCAGCCAGCTCATCGAACTGATTGAAAACAAGCTGCGGCCCGTTTCGAGCAGCATTCTCCGGATTCCGACCCGGCTGATGGTTCGGGAATCTACCCGTCCGATTGAGCTTTAGCCCAGCAGCGCCCGCAGCGTCAGGGCGTTCCGGACGGCGTGACCGCCGATGTCGTTGTTGAAATAGACGTACACGTCTTTCCCGGCTCTGTGCCACTCCCGGAC from Tellurirhabdus rosea harbors:
- a CDS encoding LacI family DNA-binding transcriptional regulator; translation: MNSITIKDIARALNLSTSTVSRALRGSYEISPETKRLVMDYAERMNYRPNPIALSLKENRSRVIGVVVPQIANNFFSQAINGIEEIAYDRGYHVIILQSHESYKRELLTVEQAVARKVDGLLISLSSETSDLSHLQTLHQQGFPIVQFDRVSEQLNAPKVVADNFSGAYSATEHLIQSGRRRIAHITIPAFMSISQERLAGYRAALEANGIPFDESLVRYVGFDQTELEPIVADLLRLSPPPDAFFTASDRLALTCLSTLRTQGVVIPDHVGLVGFTNLTVADLLHPSMTTVMQPAREIGQAASSQLIELIENKLRPVSSSILRIPTRLMVRESTRPIEL